A window of the Brassica oleracea var. oleracea cultivar TO1000 chromosome C1, BOL, whole genome shotgun sequence genome harbors these coding sequences:
- the LOC106297057 gene encoding uncharacterized protein LOC106297057, protein MSAFSGTKGGTSEDSWMLVDGLLSMGKSLVEMKKTGSKEITFEQRKEVIQSMVNWTRGIGLFIKKVSENKGKSIDLSLFGIDYDTIVSSPSERALYETQGTFSLPHYLKDFPKMSKDFEPFAYKGMSAFLGALESKCPATAEFKDLFVKVADYMACFKSGIKVEMQQKSVKLFRAISVLDGTNGETSVDSWRMVDGMLSMGILVTEMKKNVSQEITFEQRKELIGAMVKWARAIGLLVKTASEKKGQSIDLASFGVDYSPHVASPIKGANGEL, encoded by the exons ATGTCTGCTTTTAGTGGAACTAAAGGGGGAACATCA GAGGATTCATGGATGCTGGTGGATGGCTTATTGTCAATGGGAAAAAGTTTGGTTGAGATGAAAAAGACCGGTTCTAAGGAAATAACTTTTGAACAAAGAAAAGAAGTTATTCAATCTATGGTGAACTGGACTCGAGGAATCGGTCTATTCATAAAGAAGGTCTCTGAGAATAAAGGAAAATCTATTGATTTATCATTATTTGGAATTGACTATGACACCATTGTGTCTTCTCCATCTGAGAGAGCTCTTTACGAAACACAAGGAACGTTCTCATTGCCCCACTACTTGAAGGATTTTCCAAAAATGAGCAAAGACTTTGAGCCTTTTGCTTACAAAGGTATGTCGGCTTTCTTGGGGGCTCTGGAGAGTAAGTGTCCCGCCACAGCAGAGTTCAAAGATCTCTTTGTAAAGGTAGCGGACTACATGGCCTGCTTCAAGTCAGGCATCAAGGTCGAAATGCAACAAAAATCCGTGAAACTCTTTAGGGCTATTTCTGTATTGGATGGTACTAACGGCGAAACATCA GTGGATTCTTGGAGGATGGTCGACGGTATGTTGTCAATGGGAATACTTGTGACTGAGATGAAGAAGAATGTTTCCCAGGAGATAACTTTTGAACAAAGAAAGGAACTGATCGGGGCTATGGTGAAATGGGCTCGAGCTATCGGTCTACTTGTTAAGACAGCCTCCGAGAAAAAAGGACAATCTATTGATCTAGCATCTTTTGGAGTTGATTATAGCCCCCATGTTGCTTCTCCTATCAAAGGAGCTAACGGTGAGCTATAA